The region acagctagcagctatggttagattcaagcagactgcccgtaagacctgtgatgctgatgcttatgttcgagctcaggtagaatatgtaataatagttgtgtgaggactcggtatttgtaatcagatgaaatagttggtagtgttgggctgttccaaaccctaaactgtaagatcttggagttggttgtgtattcttcttttaaaatattgtaatagctatatttattttgctgtttaagttgggggtgtgacacatTTCTTGCAAATCTTCTAAAAGATTCATGGAAGGTGTCTATGTTGTTATAAGAATATCCTATGTTGTAAAAGATTTTATAATTTCAAACTTTATTTTATCTTTGCATATTTGAGTGATAGTCCATTTTCTGGGTTTGGATAATTTTTGTTATTGTTAGTGTTATAATTATTATTGTGTTGAAAACACAAGTACAATTATATTCAGGTAATAAGTTAACTATtttaaaattctgattttttaaaATACTAATATCATCTTAGAATTCCATTTTGAGATATTTTTAAAGATTTTCAAATTTAATCGAAACAATTCAAATTATTAatgttttataaaaattatatataatttataaaaaattgaaattaaaaaaattaaatattagaAATTAGCCATAATTAATATCAACGTAATTTAATATATGTTACATCcccaaaaaatattatttaaaaaaatccATCAAAACAGTTAATTTGAATTGAAAAATTTGATAAATATAAAAATCTAAAAACAATTTATTTATAAAGTAAATTTTTTATTATACTATATATCATTTTAAATGGAACCTTATATCAATACAAATGATATTTATCTAAGAGATAAGTAGACACTATTTTTTTAAtgaaaaattttatttttaacatTTCACGAAGGTAGAAAAAACAAAAAAGTATTTACTTTATAAATAGATTATTTTTGCTCTAACATACATAGAGCATGTACTATATTTACCCATATGGGTCCTATATGTATTTATTACCGATATTTAATATCATGTCGTAAGATGGTCTTACTGAAGTCATTGTAATCGTATAATGTACCAATCCATCTTATGTTAGGTTGGAGGTTAGGATGAACAACTATTTAGACCTCATGTTCCAAAGAAAAGTTTATCAAATACCTAATGTTCAATCTACCGATAAGATACTGTCAGTTGAATTTTGATGCACCATACGAAACCCAGTTTTTAGTATATTTGTTAAAATCTTAAGAATGATTTTCATTTTGCTAAGCACTAATTCATGATAGTTAATCCTTCATACTATACCTTTTCATTAGTCCACTTCATATATAATAGTAGCCCTTTAGTAATCCTCAAATTGATCATCAATATTTTATTTGTCATCACTAGACATTTTAAGTATTGGCATTATGTACTATTGGACTTTTTAAACACTGTCAAACATTTTCAAAAAGTTCAACGAACATCAAATTGTGCTTAGTATAAAGTGTATAGCAGAAAGTTATAACTCACGCAGATGAACATTTTTGGCCACTGACTATACCTGTTATACATCATAATTGAGGTAATGTACATGTTATATTAATTAACAAAGCATTCAGATTGTTACTAAGTTCACTTCTTATAATCGTCAATTGTTTAACGCTGAAATCTTTGTGGCGAATATAATCCTGGCATTGATGTGATATTTTAATCAAGCAATAGCTTCATTGAAAATGATGATTATATTTTCTGGTGCATCTTTATGTATTTATATTTGTTCGTTAATATAATTAAGAGCTCACCATCTCGGAATACGATATACCGATTTTTTTCATTTATATAACAGTTTACGTTTAATAAATTGTCGAATAATAAGCTTGCGTAGCACGGCTAAAAGTCTCTACTTTATAGAATTAAGTCAATTagttatttatattaaaattattagtTTAACTGATAGTATATTATTGTTTTTACAATTTGttccaattttaaaaatatttaaaatttaatatggGAGTTCACAaaatttgttaaaactacgacCTAATATTTTGTAATCTTAAGTCTTTTGTTTAATGTGTTCAGTGGTGGCTTTATATATTTTGGTTAATCTTTATCATCTACGAGATGCTATCTTCTAATCATTAATATATGATCAATTAtcattatttttatattaattttttgcTTTATAATTATTACAAGAATATACAAGCTCCCCCACAAGGTGCATAAATGAAGAGATGAGTACTGTAATCACCCAAAAGAAAAGGGGATATTTTATATGGGGTTGGTTGTGTAAAAAATTATCTTAATCTATTGAGGGGCCTGTCACGTAAGCAAATTCATGTCAACAAATTCTTATTCCCTTCATTCCAAAAAACATTTTCCGTTTTAAATTTCTACACTATTCATCGTTAGCGATTAattactaatttacgtctaatctataagatcaaatatagttATAAGTGAtcttgttggattcgtatttatgagtactttaatacaatgaaatttttacatttaatactaatacaaaattaaagatattaacaataaAAAATGTGTATTAACAAACGTATTAAACACAAACAGAAAAAGTatttagggacggagggagtaaaatTTAATCCCGATTGACCGACATGACCAATTTAAAAGTTTTTTAATATTCAATTGCGATTAAAATGTTTTTAATTTAATGGCCCCTAAATCATGTGCAGGTAATGTGTGTTCATCCTCACGGCATTATAACATAAAAACCATAGGATTTGTATGTAAGCTATTAGGATCGAGCTATATATAATCTTTGATCCAGTATGACAAAAGCtcttgaaaaaataaaaaatcaatatCGAATAGGACTCCAATGGGCCTCTATTTGATTGATTAATGAAAAGTAGCATGCAGAGCTTCTGAACTAGAATATTCTGGACTATAGTATGTTGCAAGTGACTAATTTACTCGTGTTCTTCGATATTTAATAGCTTTAATCTTGGACCAGTAAATTAGGAAAATATTTTTTTCGTTTTTGTGACCTGTTGTAGGTGATGACTCCTTCAAATACTGCAGTCTGCAGCATTGTCTTTCACagaaaaaagagagagagagagagaatttcCATGTGCTTGAATGATTACCGAAAACTTGTTGAACAAggaaaataaaaaatttattgagAAAATGATCAACCAATTTTTAGCAATAATATTACCCGTCTAACTCAGATGAGAATCAAAGGAGACTCTGAATCTCATGGTGAAGAGCCTTATGAAGCCATGCCTCAGCATCTTCCATGATGCCAGGACTAAGCCTCACCATCAGGATACAGAACTCTGTTTCATTAAGCGATCCATCTCCGTCGAGGTCTCCTTGTTTAAGCATTGCTTCTGAGTCTTGTTTGCTCATCCCTTCCATTCCAAGAAGAGCTGAGTTGTTCTTCAAACTCTCGGCTGTGATCAATCCGGTTGCAGGATCAGCTAATAGCCTAAATCCACCACACAACTCAGACACGAACGTCTCCACGTCCAGCTTCTCTGCCATGACAGGTAACAAATCTTCATACTCATCATCACTACCATTGGTCATATCTTTATGATTATTGATTCAACTTGATCACAAGGAGCTAGCAATTTATAGGCAATAAAAGGTGTCAATAATTTCAATCAATTGATGCTGACATAAATCAGCTGAATGGCCACAACTTATATAAAGCTACTAGGCAATAAAAGTATATTCTTGCTTGCCGTATGCAACCAAATATATACATGAAATGAGTAGTTTCCAGGAAGGTGCCTAAATTGTGAGGTAAGATGATACTCCATGGTATGAGTCTATCATAAGTTGTGGACAAAACACACTTGTTCAGTTGCCATGACTAGATGCTATGCCCTGTATTTTCCCCAACTTCTGCGAAGCTTCCTTCCTGCCTTCATTTCTTATCTTTAATAGCTTTAATCTTGGACAGTTTCATACAGTAAATGTAAATTAGTTGGAAATGGCATGAAAAGTAAAATATAACTGAGGTGTATGAATACCTGCAGGGTGACCTCCCAGAGATTTATATACAAAGTTTATGTATGTATTTGGTATGTATTTGATAATGAAATCTTTTGACAAATTGGAGACCTTGGTGCAAAAGTATATATATTACTAAAGCCGAGTTGAGGTCCGTTTAGCAAAATAAACAAGTGCTATATATAAAAGCTCATATTGTAAAGGACCACAACTTTCGGAATAAATTTGGCAAGAGGTATGTAGGATTATTTAAGACGGGATTAAAGCGGAGGCAGATAAATTTTCCcctataaatttaaaaatagtatGATAAATTTCAGTAACCCCTATAAATTTAAGTAGAGTATGATAAATTTCAGTATGGATTAAAGAAAAGTCAGATTTGGGATAGAGATAAACGTGATATATATTTGTTCAGGGTTTATATTGTAAGAGCACAAGCTGGAGTTTTTTGGATTATGTACGCACCATGTAACTTGTAAGGGGTAAAATGGTTATTTGATCACTGTAATCGGTAGTAACTTATAATTGAGTCATCAATTTAAAAAAGATTTCACTCAAATTATGAAGTATTTTAAAACTTACAAATTTATCATTGTCGTTAGTTCCATTAAATTCCCTAACAGACAAATGATGTGGTATACTCTCAAGTTCATCTCAATTTCAATTAAATCATTAATTTTATCTTAATTTTCAATTAGGTTATCAACTAAATTtggttttaaaatatattaaatttaagagtttttttattattaagtCCCATTTTAAAAACCCATTTACCAAATTTTCCcatttataatataatttattaaatatccCATTTTCAATTTTTTTGACTTTTTTAACTTAatcatatatatatgtatattgtTGGGGACATTTTAATCCATTCAAGTAGACAAAAAATatgtatattaattaattatatatatgagTTATATAAGAGTTAAAATTTAACTATAGAACATATTTATAATTGCTAACTAAAATTGGACACATTTATAAAGTAACTTATTAATATGGGATATATTATACAAATTTCCTAAGTTTAAGATTGAACATACTCATTTATTTCATATACTTAGAAAAATATAACAATTTTTCTCTGTATAGTTGCACTACactttaattaaatttaaatttgcATAACCATTTAATTTATACTTTAAACTTTTTAGTTTTTTCTAAAATGTTACcctttaattaaatttaaattcgTGTGTACCATTTCAATCCATATATTTATAATCGATACAAGTGAACAAATATTTAGATAACAtttttttcccaataattttgtTTCCTCCAGTAATAGTGTTGATGTTTTCTGtgtaattaaaattaaataaatttagaATTAATATACGATTTAAAATATCTTATTCTAAATTCAATTTTTCTGATAGTTATAATTGATATCAGTGACGAATTTGAAAAAATTCGTTTGTTATATTTCTAATATTCATTCTTTTCCCTGCAAGTGACCTAATCGAAAATTAACACATAGTTCAGTGataaatttgaaaatttaaagaTGATATTACACAATTTAACGGTCTCCGTTAAAGATCAACACATTTTTAATGACGGTGCAAGTATTCTGAAATTTAGTGATGTAATTGCAAGTTAATTATAAATTCATGATGCGATTAAgagttttttttaatttgatgAGTCACTTGTAAACGACTAAGATGGGGAAGTTTTTAAACGACCCTGAAGCcacgtacaaggcaaatcgttgtaagcgtgtaggtcgctccacactttacgcaaaacgataccctggaagggaatgaacgaacttaacttttgcgaaatcttatacggtttcccaaaagttggggggcaaatgatagggataaataaatcctgattatgtaattaaatattacagtaattatacatgatttgggctgccaggaccaataagaagatgtatgacattcagaccaaaaatgttaatacattgatcaggcctgatggaccagatcaggcctaatggaacaaagaaggcccaaaaaccctgaatattaattaatctcgtaattaattaataagggaaaaatcagcgattgaaaagagtcccaatgaggacataaatccttgcagattaacctctaagggacctagaaggataaggaatcagtttcctactatttaggaccccaaagtccattctaattcagagacttgatcaccaagtctcctataccaagtccaattcaaggaccaccaacatctatataggggtctcacccccacaaatcagaactatgttttttggcttgattctctaattcacaaagatacgtaggcatctcgtaaaggcagagttaaactacgaaacacgagagcagccattaaaggccttgagctcccgaaccttagcaataaataaaacaaataataaccttagttttttattcataacatttggcgccgtctgtgggaaagcacaacaataaccatggcgaaaacacggagaacagttagagcccttggaggaggaacaccaacggggacaacccaagtgatttcttcaactgtggaggtacctcctcattcaacctatgcaaccacggaaggagaagcccagataggggcaactgaacctcagccacaagggacgattccctcggctactcaaggtacgaatccccaagttcaacaagtacatgcacctgtaaattctcgacctatcgggtacgaatattcaactattgttactactaaccccccttatgggatgcccctttaccccgaggttggaggaaatGGACATGCTGGATGTAGTGAAGCACGCGGGCGCtcgcccccatacatacgaggtttggctcttatccctgaggatcaagaagtttctggtccttacactgagagcAACTCTGAAttttcggatgatgaagtagccccaagaaggagacatgctggcaaagagccgatggctgatggtagccaacgccctcaaagcacccaaggggggaatccccaagaagtgcaggaaagaatcagggctcacgaggctgagattcaaaggctgaggcgcgacttggaggtgcaccaaaccaccagacccccagtacctcctatggggagaaatcatcctcccatcatagacctggatggtccagtgcagagaagggttgttgtcccaagggctgatccaagcaatcttcttccccttggtgatcctgatgatcctactccacccttcactgaagatataatgaatgcccatattgaaagagatgtgtcctaagtccaatcatgtatgatgatttaggaataacttttatgtaatctgttttgatttcattgatattaataaaagacttattttggttttattacgggctttatctatttaaatgtttaaataagatataccacagttttagagtaaagtgttaggtcacacacacactgtagagggggtgaatacagtgtatagtacactcaaatcgaactttaagaacttaagtaacagaaaacaaactttattgaaacaataaactctgttacagtatggaactgttacctctcagtgatgaacaaatatcacgagagctgctagggttacaatgaataatcttctctaataatgataacacttttagtgtaaaccctatgtctgtgtttatatactacacagttacaagataatcgctaattgatatggaatataattctgctttctaaaatatatcaatcagatatcttttcttccaagtatcccattctttacagaattccttcttcatgcatatctcttcttatgtttatcttgatcttctttcctttaatcagctactgtccttatctgattgtccttcagcacttaagttctgatatttatcttctgatgattatctcctgataacataagtactgatatccttaagtcctgacttccagtataagtactgttcaacagttaagtactgatttatcctgttcaagtaagatctgaaagataaacataaaacatattagccatgacattatcaaatatatctaacaatctccccccaacttgtaaattaacataatatacaagtttaacatatatttgatgatgtcaaaaacattaagtacaaatgcatgagaattagactagataactacaacttacagtccttaaagcttttaccaatttcaacttctgataacaacttcagtctgtataaatatcagaatttaagcagttgtagatcttcgacttgacttcatcattttctgatctccctgatgtcaggagttgttctgagatagttcttcaacaaacatttctcagcatatcttagttcatcaatcattctctttttgacatctttaagctctgcagtatcttcaccagtttgaaagattgcagctctgagatcattgatctttgcttttctcaactcctgatctagtcttatgacataagctttgtcagactccagattgaattcaagtcccttaataccaagatatgttctgatttgtgcagtattaggcttcatatcaacaatatcaccattgtgatctctgtactttggaacatatatgctgtcagacttaacagaataaagccttttctgtctctgaatctgttcttttaagtagtttgcagcagtctctgttattctgtcatccacttgaagtaagaaaagtacatgctccaattctttaaaatacttcaatggaatggcattttgtcttatatgataaaccctaccatctgtcatgaaatacaacatgatgtattctttcaagtaggtatggtaaaccatctgtacagattccagttgattcaatctctcaggagttgctccaatacctggttcactcaaggaagttggatcattggtagtgttgtgtactcttctttcatcagcacttcccaatccagttttatctctagcttcctttccagtaactactcttgcttcaaaaccacttacagtagtcttcaaagattgagtctgttttgctttagtgaatcccggtaggagtgtctttgatctattttctgatatcaagttaacttgagctctgtcagaggttacttgcttcttctgaatatcagaacttacaatttcttgactctgaacaacttgagccatgtcagaggctgttttaagaacttttcttgaagtcagagcaagatcatccttttcatcagtaagttcttcttcctcaggaggtacataaaccttgataggttcaccaaccttttctttacccttggatcttggatctatctgtggttgtgatctagccaatgttgcttcagtatgtgtcctttctttgatcacaatgcctttgagttttggaagtgaatttttaccagaagcttcagatttagatgtgactttctctgatttaagtctagcttcttcttcctttaaactttccaagtccattcctggattttcttgaagaaataactgtcttgacatttcctcatcaagatctagaagttcatcagaacttatccttttaccagcagcagaacttattcttttcccagtatcagaacttgtcctgtgactagcttgtcttgatgtaaaccttctaccttgactatgaccactacccagagttgatggagaagaagtgactggagcaaattccttgtcttgtgagatcagagattcctgatccccttccttagctgcttcctcttcatcatctgaaactggcctttgtgccctctatttcttgtacttccttgttgatttggattccttgggagtttcaggaactgtcatttgtctaagcctcttgagaagcctagaacccccaatttcagaatccttctgagaaatctctttctcagcttcagatacaacaggttctctagcaggaactggttcctcagaatcagattcatcgctcaatgcaatcctccttctcttttgagatgtttgaggaacattctttgtcctctttggcttggaagatgaagatttcacagtaggtgctgaagatgaaggtcgagcagtctgtgaagttgagagataggatttgagatatgttctgagggtaggttgagtagaatgagaggtaggtactgaggttgatggattttgggtgtttggagttggttggacatcagagtaaacagatctataagtatcaggatcagcatttaccaggatctgttttacagacttaggaatatgtaatggtctaaccacttttttcttagtatcagcatttaccaggtcattaaagtatcgttttgcaaccttaaaaggtggggtttgagtgctgactaaatgaggttcatcagtacaataagtgtaaataagttgacagaatctagcaaaataaacaacatctcgatcctctgtcatcctatccccaataaaaccaattaaagcagttgcaaaattaaaatgagtttgattgataattgcatacccgatgtgctgactcataattggaatagcatcaaaattcgaacatttgttcccaaaagctttggtgatgcaatcaaagaagaaactccattctcttctgatattagcccgtttcaactgtccaagttttgtcagactcttttcatatcccaattcagccattaactcccgaagggctgagtcctctggaattgagaaagtacaatcttctggaagatgtaaagccctgcgtactgtaccaggagtgactacaaaggatgaatcacccacttggaagataatactgggagttccacattgaccaccatcatcaaaaaatccagtcctccaaaacctcagaacttgttggcttgaaaagaattcaggttgtgttaatgcatacccaacctcactatgtgcaagaagatcttgtacaaagtgcaattcagatagagcttcagtgtgatcaagaactgcagcatagttgttggggacaaacttagctccatcaatgattaaatcctttggtgccatgtgaaaaaaatgagatttaagtatgcctgttaggtgtttgagataatgtctgtaggAAAAACCAAcatgagaaataaagagaaagagagtaaaagtaaggagagataaaatatgaagaaagtaaaagattaaagaaatcttctctctgttgtacttatactctgaacaaaatgttaccgttggacacctgtcagacatgcagtaataacggacagttactgggctcgagaatacaggaatcattacttacccatttgcctagtttcaaggaaaaaccattccatttatcaagagaaacagttttaattcaaaatttaaaccgttagcactgattgaattatttttcactgcatcattaatattctgaaaatacatcacatgaaaatgaccaagataaattagataagtaagtactgaaaatgaatcagaacttaatataaaacaaaatttatatggtcatcagaatatcaatcaggatttatcaacacaagataaaataactcagagacaaaatcttgaagatTAATATATCAAcacaatacatttatgaaatgaaaattacatcaatacttatacaagattttccctaagcttctaaacctaacatcaacagccttagtcctagctaagaagcctgacaaagctgatgatgaagaaaaacaggaagaagacgagattaagtcatcttcttcttcctactctcgacaaacagaatggcgagtcggatgattcgctcttgctggcggagacgatgaagatgaagttctcttcgaacggccaccagatcacgtttgataacctctggaaattgaatccagagattgtgaggaatgttggtgatagggtatggagttggaattccattcaaaaagacaagaacagtctcatcaccataattgtagaaccagccaaattcagccatttgtgatgataaatgaaaaacgagagtgagtttgcgataaaagtgtgatgggaaggctgatgtgaagtggttgcttatataggcaagagaatgccaggagacgcaaagaaattgaatgctgacaggtagaattaattctacctcgtctccctagactttgaaaaagaataacattcattggaaagaggaatcatggtttaaaacgcacaagaaacaagaaacagtggactgttcaaggacgaataccattaatcctaatcatagtgactattaatcttccacttcaacatattctagttcaaactgagactgttatcaaattgtattcacagataagccaagtaaaggattagactgagaaatcagaacttacacctataccagaacttaacagccatcagaacataatttcttaactcgaaaaaggaatgcccatattagtaaatcctcatacaagttctgagttatagacttcagaacttaatcatcagaacgtgtaactagaacttgtcctcagaatttgtgcattAATGACataatgactgtttatctaaaataacatagaccaccacataaattttcatcattcagatggagtgattagtgtgtgtattaagctaaataacagacaaagagtaaagtctgattcactttagtacatcttagaaataaggcataactaaaattttgctaaagagctgtcattgtcctgaaacctactgatgaatgagttcatgcttgagtccacctcaactgttttgtgctaattttatgcatcttttgaaattctattttacagtggcttctcagtgtaagtgagtcacgactgtttatcagaatttatgctattatcagagtatttctccagtaatcatagagtgtgaaaagtcaccaagaaaatattttgcttttctaatgcatatctacttaataccagcaatgcacttgggtcgtcccttccacatttttactctagatctcaaaggagtaccttattttattctttgatctttttgctttttcttttgataagtgaggtttatcagcacttagtacattcagcagttttactagtatcagaacttaacagatgagtagcattattctaatttgtgacttagtaataagatatacaaagaaAACTTAAATAAGCTCAATTATCataatttgctagtgtcatagggtttccactgaaataattacttcttacatggaatcatttatttattgaagactactaggtcagtatctagcacagttatcctcataggattgaataggtacttg is a window of Apium graveolens cultivar Ventura chromosome 11, ASM990537v1, whole genome shotgun sequence DNA encoding:
- the LOC141695517 gene encoding calcium-binding protein KIC-like, which encodes MTNGSDDEYEDLLPVMAEKLDVETFVSELCGGFRLLADPATGLITAESLKNNSALLGMEGMSKQDSEAMLKQGDLDGDGSLNETEFCILMVRLSPGIMEDAEAWLHKALHHEIQSLL